One region of Deinococcus planocerae genomic DNA includes:
- the recQ gene encoding DNA helicase RecQ: MTAAPSPSTDQRALAVLKSVWGYDAFRGVQADIVRTVTEGGNALVLMPTGGGKSLCYQVPSLLRPGVGIVVSPLIALMKDQVDALRQVGVRAAFLNSTLPAEGVREVEAALVAGDLDLLYVAPERLLLDRTLDLLARSPVALFAIDEAHCVSQWGHDFRPEYGQLGVLPQRFPHLPRVALTATADERTRADILRVLGLEGAPQFVSSFDRPNIGYRVANKEGPKTQLLDFIRAEHEGDAGIVYCLSRKSVEETAKWLQAQGVDALPYHAGLSPRERNHAQDRFLNEEGLVVVATVAFGMGIDKPNVRFVAHLDLPKSMEGYYQETGRAGRDGLPSTAWMVYGLTDVVNVKRMLDQSLAPPEVKRVEAAKLDALLTYCEAATCRRQILLSYFGETLETPCGNCDVCLSPPRVRDATREAQMALSAAVRTGNRFGSAHLTDVLLGRDTEKVRAMGHHQLPTFGVGREHDEKTWRGILRQLVSLGYLTAGEHHGLSTTPKARALLKGEATLQLREETLTPKPERRDRAARQGRAPVDAQDRPLFEALREWRLTKAREQGVPPYVIFTDATLKTVAELRPGSLHTLGSVGGVGARKLEAYGAQVLEVVRGQVGSRQPSAVSRQPTGAERGTVDNSAVLGILRGSAQVSPSPRTARPEREVRPSALFSPPATNGPRPATRSQPEPRPAPLLAPSPQPTAHDPQPNPEVAETLRELRRELTRETGHSAFVIFPNATLEALATRQPRTLADLRGVPGLGEKRIEAYGERIVDAVLTALDG, translated from the coding sequence CCGGGGCGTGCAGGCCGACATCGTGCGGACGGTGACGGAGGGGGGCAACGCGCTCGTCCTGATGCCGACGGGCGGCGGCAAGAGCCTGTGTTACCAGGTGCCCTCGCTGCTTCGCCCCGGTGTGGGCATCGTCGTTTCTCCCCTGATCGCGCTGATGAAGGACCAGGTGGACGCCCTGCGGCAGGTCGGCGTGCGGGCCGCCTTCCTCAACTCCACCCTTCCAGCGGAGGGAGTGAGGGAGGTGGAGGCGGCGCTGGTTGCCGGGGACCTCGACCTGCTGTATGTCGCGCCCGAGCGGCTCTTGCTGGACCGCACCCTCGACCTGCTGGCCCGCTCGCCCGTGGCGCTGTTCGCCATCGACGAGGCGCACTGCGTCTCCCAGTGGGGGCACGACTTCCGGCCCGAGTACGGGCAACTGGGCGTGCTGCCGCAGAGGTTTCCCCACCTCCCGCGCGTGGCCCTCACCGCCACCGCCGACGAGCGCACGCGGGCGGACATCCTGCGCGTGCTCGGGCTGGAGGGTGCTCCCCAGTTCGTCTCCTCCTTCGACCGCCCCAACATCGGGTACCGGGTGGCGAACAAGGAGGGGCCCAAGACCCAGCTTCTCGACTTCATCCGCGCCGAGCACGAGGGCGACGCGGGCATCGTGTACTGCCTCTCGCGCAAGTCGGTGGAGGAGACCGCGAAGTGGCTCCAGGCGCAGGGGGTGGACGCCCTGCCGTACCACGCGGGGCTCTCGCCACGGGAACGGAACCACGCGCAAGACCGCTTCCTGAACGAGGAGGGGCTCGTCGTCGTCGCCACCGTCGCCTTCGGCATGGGCATCGACAAGCCCAACGTGCGCTTCGTGGCCCACCTCGACCTCCCCAAGAGCATGGAGGGCTACTACCAGGAGACGGGCCGTGCCGGACGCGACGGCCTGCCGAGCACCGCCTGGATGGTGTACGGCCTGACCGACGTGGTGAACGTCAAGCGGATGCTGGACCAGAGCCTCGCGCCGCCGGAGGTCAAGCGGGTGGAGGCCGCCAAGCTCGACGCCCTGCTGACCTACTGCGAGGCCGCGACCTGCCGCCGCCAGATTCTGCTGTCGTACTTCGGGGAGACGCTGGAGACTCCGTGCGGCAACTGCGACGTGTGCCTGAGCCCCCCCCGTGTGCGCGACGCCACCCGCGAGGCGCAGATGGCCCTCTCGGCGGCGGTGCGGACCGGGAACCGTTTCGGCTCGGCCCACCTGACGGACGTGCTCTTGGGCCGCGACACCGAGAAGGTCCGGGCGATGGGTCACCACCAGCTCCCCACCTTCGGCGTGGGGCGCGAACACGACGAGAAGACGTGGCGCGGCATCCTGCGCCAGCTCGTCAGCCTCGGCTACCTCACGGCGGGCGAGCACCACGGCCTGAGCACCACGCCCAAGGCCCGCGCCCTGCTCAAGGGTGAGGCGACCCTCCAGCTCCGCGAGGAGACCCTGACGCCCAAGCCCGAGCGCCGCGACCGCGCCGCGAGGCAGGGCCGCGCCCCGGTGGACGCCCAGGACCGCCCCCTCTTCGAGGCCCTGCGCGAGTGGCGGCTCACGAAGGCGCGCGAGCAGGGCGTGCCCCCCTACGTGATCTTCACCGACGCGACGTTGAAGACCGTGGCCGAACTCCGCCCCGGCAGCCTGCACACCCTCGGCAGCGTGGGCGGGGTCGGTGCCCGCAAGCTGGAAGCCTACGGGGCGCAGGTGCTGGAGGTGGTGCGGGGGCAGGTGGGGAGCCGTCAGCCCTCAGCGGTCAGCCGTCAGCCGACCGGCGCCGAGCGGGGAACGGTGGACAATTCGGCGGTGCTGGGCATCCTGCGCGGGAGCGCTCAGGTCAGCCCCTCGCCCCGGACGGCCAGGCCCGAGCGGGAAGTCCGGCCCAGCGCGCTCTTCTCCCCGCCCGCGACGAACGGGCCGCGCCCAGCCACCCGCTCCCAGCCCGAACCTCGCCCCGCTCCCCTCCTGGCCCCGTCCCCACAACCCACCGCTCACGACCCACAACCCAACCCCGAGGTCGCCGAGACCCTGCGCGAGCTGCGGCGCGAACTCACCCGCGAGACGGGCCACAGCGCCTTCGTGATCTTCCCGAACGCGACCCTGGAGGCCCTCGCCACCCGGCAGCCCCGCACCCTGGCCGACTTGCGCGGCGTGCCCGGCCTGGGCGAGAAGCGCATCGAGGCCTACGGCGAACGCATCGTGGACGCGGTGCTCACGGCGCTCGACGGGTAG
- a CDS encoding metal-sulfur cluster assembly factor → MDDTNTTDANVTAQGATPEGLPSEAQILEALKVVKDPEIPVNVVDLGLIYGVDVGEGGVVDITMTLTSVGCPVQDLIRADAEMAVGRLDGVSEVNVEFVWTPPWGPDKMTEDGKRQMRMFGFSV, encoded by the coding sequence ATGGACGATACGAACACCACCGACGCCAACGTGACCGCGCAGGGCGCGACGCCGGAGGGCCTGCCGAGCGAGGCGCAGATTCTCGAGGCCCTCAAGGTCGTCAAGGACCCCGAGATTCCCGTCAACGTCGTGGACCTCGGGCTGATCTACGGGGTGGACGTCGGCGAGGGGGGCGTCGTGGACATCACCATGACCCTCACCAGCGTGGGCTGCCCGGTGCAAGACCTGATCCGCGCGGACGCCGAGATGGCCGTCGGTCGCCTCGACGGGGTGAGCGAGGTCAACGTCGAATTCGTCTGGACGCCGCCCTGGGGCCCGGACAAGATGACCGAGGACGGCAAGCGCCAGATGCGGATGTTCGGCTTCAGCGTGTAG
- a CDS encoding Rrf2 family transcriptional regulator, which translates to MTTAGSPTGKLSTRTAMAVHILTLVGVSPGAAHSSEWLAGSLGVHPVVVRQVTSRLRGAGLVETRRGKAGLRLTRPIQAITLLDVYRAVEDEDALLGLHARPNPSCPVGSGIQAALEGVFEDAQAAFERSLAARTVADVTARVLSRAG; encoded by the coding sequence ATGACGACGGCGGGCTCCCCCACGGGCAAACTCAGCACGCGCACGGCGATGGCGGTCCACATCCTCACCCTGGTGGGGGTCAGTCCCGGCGCGGCGCATTCGAGCGAGTGGCTGGCGGGCAGCCTGGGCGTTCACCCGGTCGTGGTGCGGCAGGTCACGTCCCGCCTGCGGGGTGCCGGGCTGGTGGAGACGCGCCGGGGCAAGGCGGGGTTGCGGCTGACCCGTCCCATCCAGGCGATCACCCTGCTCGACGTGTACCGCGCCGTCGAGGACGAGGACGCCCTCCTCGGCCTGCACGCCCGCCCCAACCCGTCCTGCCCGGTCGGCTCGGGCATCCAGGCCGCGTTGGAAGGTGTGTTCGAGGATGCCCAGGCCGCCTTCGAGCGGTCCCTCGCCGCCCGCACGGTCGCGGACGTGACGGCCCGGGTGCTCTCCCGCGCGGGGTGA
- a CDS encoding NAD(P)-dependent oxidoreductase — MKILLIGGTGMVGSRILAEARSRGHHVTAASRHGETRLDANETGALRTALAGQDALVVALGPSRTDPDAPKLVDTYRRILDAVRGTGVRVLFVGGAGSLSAAPGVRLVDTPGFPDAYRAEALQAAEALDLLRGVDDVNWTYFSPAIIIAPGERTGRYRLGLEEPVVGDAGESHISAEDYAVALLDELETPRHERQRFTAGS, encoded by the coding sequence ATGAAGATCCTGCTGATCGGCGGCACCGGCATGGTCGGTTCCCGCATCCTGGCCGAGGCGCGGTCGCGCGGCCACCACGTCACCGCCGCCTCCCGCCACGGGGAGACGCGCCTGGACGCGAACGAGACCGGGGCCCTGCGCACCGCCCTCGCGGGTCAGGACGCGCTCGTCGTCGCCCTCGGCCCCAGCCGCACCGACCCGGACGCCCCGAAGCTCGTGGACACCTACCGGCGCATCCTCGACGCGGTGCGGGGCACGGGCGTCCGCGTCCTCTTCGTCGGCGGGGCGGGCAGCCTCTCCGCCGCGCCCGGCGTCCGGCTGGTGGACACGCCCGGCTTCCCCGACGCCTACAGGGCCGAGGCGCTGCAAGCCGCCGAGGCGCTCGACCTCCTGCGCGGGGTGGACGACGTGAACTGGACGTACTTCAGCCCCGCCATCATCATCGCGCCCGGGGAGCGGACGGGGCGGTATCGCCTGGGCCTCGAAGAACCCGTCGTAGGCGACGCGGGCGAGAGCCACATCAGCGCCGAGGACTACGCCGTCGCCCTGCTCGACGAACTCGAAACGCCCCGGCACGAGCGGCAGCGGTTCACCGCCGGGTCCTGA
- a CDS encoding rhodanese-like domain-containing protein encodes MPLPGGVTVIDLRPEDLRRREPLERLTPLPVRAVSLDAIEEGTHGLGPDLGPLVVVCERGARSGLAARYLQADGLEAVAYPGGVPALAREGEGKALATETDPPLP; translated from the coding sequence ATGCCCCTTCCCGGCGGCGTGACCGTCATCGACCTGCGGCCCGAGGACCTGCGGCGGCGTGAGCCCCTGGAGCGCCTGACCCCCCTCCCGGTGCGCGCTGTCTCGCTGGACGCCATCGAGGAGGGCACCCACGGGCTCGGGCCCGACCTCGGCCCCCTCGTCGTGGTCTGCGAGCGGGGCGCGCGTTCGGGGCTGGCCGCGCGCTACCTTCAGGCGGACGGGCTGGAGGCGGTGGCCTATCCCGGCGGCGTTCCGGCCCTGGCGCGCGAGGGTGAAGGAAAGGCCCTGGCGACCGAGACGGACCCCCCTCTACCCTGA
- a CDS encoding zinc metallopeptidase, whose translation MIFGPYTILIIVVFVASLLIQGYLSRTYGQWGRVRNTHNLTGAQAARMMLDENGLSHVPVNVVPGNLSDHYDPIRKTVNLSEANYHVPSVSALAVAAHEVGHAIQDKVRMPALVLRGRLAVPLSLGMNLAPLLLLAGVFLQLTGLLWLGVILFAGALLFHLVTLPVEFDASRRALAYLNGRGIVAGRESQGARAVLTAAALTYVAGFAMALAQLLNVLGIARSQSD comes from the coding sequence ATGATCTTCGGGCCGTACACCATCTTGATCATCGTCGTTTTCGTCGCCTCGTTGCTGATCCAGGGGTACCTCAGCCGCACCTACGGACAGTGGGGGCGCGTGCGCAATACCCACAACCTGACGGGTGCCCAGGCCGCCCGCATGATGCTCGACGAGAACGGGCTCTCGCACGTCCCCGTGAACGTGGTGCCCGGCAACCTGTCGGACCACTACGACCCCATCCGCAAGACGGTGAACCTCTCGGAGGCCAACTACCACGTGCCCAGCGTCTCGGCCCTGGCGGTCGCCGCCCACGAGGTCGGGCACGCCATCCAGGACAAGGTGCGGATGCCCGCTCTGGTGCTGCGCGGCAGGCTCGCCGTGCCGCTGAGCCTGGGGATGAACCTCGCGCCGCTGCTGCTCCTCGCGGGCGTGTTCTTGCAGCTCACGGGACTGCTGTGGCTCGGCGTGATCCTCTTCGCGGGGGCGCTGCTCTTCCACCTCGTCACCCTGCCCGTCGAGTTCGACGCCAGCCGCCGGGCGCTCGCCTACCTCAACGGGCGCGGCATCGTCGCCGGGCGCGAGAGCCAGGGTGCGCGGGCCGTGCTCACCGCTGCCGCCCTGACCTACGTCGCGGGCTTCGCGATGGCGCTCGCGCAGCTTCTGAACGTGCTCGGCATCGCGCGCAGCCAGAGTGACTGA
- a CDS encoding ACT domain-containing protein: protein MTDAARLRLSALNGEYVVAQGPPGSAPPAWATQGELWAVVGAPGELSIVTAAANVPAPVPGELRVEGGWAALRLHGPFPFHLTGVLAAVLNPLRDAGVGIFALSTFDTDYVLVKAGRLANAVAALRAAGHEVTGG from the coding sequence ATGACCGACGCGGCGCGGCTCAGGCTCTCGGCTCTGAACGGCGAGTACGTGGTGGCCCAGGGGCCGCCGGGGTCTGCCCCGCCCGCCTGGGCCACGCAAGGGGAGCTCTGGGCGGTGGTGGGGGCGCCGGGCGAGCTCAGCATCGTCACGGCGGCGGCGAACGTGCCTGCTCCTGTGCCCGGCGAGCTGCGGGTGGAGGGCGGCTGGGCGGCCCTGCGGCTTCACGGGCCCTTTCCCTTCCACCTCACGGGGGTCCTGGCGGCGGTGCTGAACCCCCTGCGGGACGCGGGCGTGGGCATCTTCGCGCTGTCCACCTTCGACACCGACTACGTGCTCGTCAAGGCGGGGCGGCTGGCGAACGCGGTGGCGGCGCTGCGGGCGGCGGGGCACGAGGTCACGGGAGGCTGA
- a CDS encoding MDR family MFS transporter codes for MTAPTPPTLSPAGRRARQLATTGLVLGVFLAALEASVVAAAMPSVIADLGGQRMYALPFAVYLLTSTVSSPLWGRASDVVGRRRLYLTGVVLFLLGSALCGLAQSMEWLVAARALQGLGAGAVLPLTLTIIGETYSLAERGRVQAFISGVWGVSGLVGPLLGGWLTDALSWRWTFYASLPFGVAALLIAWRHLRETGNPRPARLAQLDWAGAALFTLGSGLTVWGLEGRLWAMVGLGLLILIAAVGLERRHPDPLLPMRSLRERVPRVAFAGNALGGGAYFGVIAYLPLYAQGVGGGGATGAGAILTPMLVGWTLSAMLSARLLTRVPLALLSQLGFAVLTAMFAALTFAVHSPLWVTSALGFVVGVGMGFAMLSLLLSAQDRATRGELGAVTSGVLFARQMGGALGVAVMALLIGPAAIEAGGVALAEGLGRAYLLALGLVAAGLVLSLTLPRTGVRKVGDGTPQPEVSSD; via the coding sequence ATGACTGCCCCCACTCCCCCCACGCTTTCCCCCGCCGGGCGGCGGGCGCGGCAGCTCGCCACGACCGGTCTCGTCCTCGGCGTCTTCCTCGCCGCGCTGGAGGCGAGCGTGGTGGCGGCGGCGATGCCGAGCGTGATCGCCGACCTCGGCGGGCAGCGGATGTACGCCCTGCCGTTCGCGGTGTACCTCCTGACGAGCACGGTGAGCAGCCCGCTGTGGGGCCGCGCGTCGGACGTGGTGGGCAGGCGGCGGCTGTACCTGACCGGCGTGGTGCTGTTCTTGCTGGGAAGCGCCCTGTGCGGCCTCGCGCAGAGCATGGAGTGGCTGGTGGCGGCGCGCGCACTCCAGGGCCTGGGGGCGGGGGCGGTGTTGCCCCTCACCTTGACGATCATCGGGGAGACGTACTCGCTCGCCGAGCGCGGACGGGTGCAGGCCTTTATCAGCGGCGTGTGGGGCGTTTCCGGGCTCGTCGGGCCTCTCCTCGGCGGCTGGCTGACGGACGCGCTCTCGTGGCGCTGGACCTTCTACGCCTCGCTGCCCTTCGGGGTCGCGGCCCTCCTGATCGCGTGGCGGCACCTGCGCGAGACGGGGAACCCGCGCCCCGCCCGTCTTGCCCAGCTCGACTGGGCGGGGGCGGCGCTGTTCACCCTGGGGAGCGGGCTGACCGTTTGGGGCCTGGAGGGGCGGTTGTGGGCGATGGTCGGGCTGGGCCTGCTGATCCTGATCGCCGCCGTGGGGCTGGAGCGGCGCCACCCCGATCCTCTCCTCCCCATGCGGTCGCTGCGGGAGCGGGTGCCGCGGGTGGCCTTCGCGGGGAACGCGCTCGGGGGCGGGGCGTACTTCGGGGTCATCGCCTACCTGCCGCTGTACGCGCAGGGGGTGGGCGGAGGCGGGGCGACCGGGGCGGGCGCGATCCTCACCCCCATGCTGGTCGGATGGACCCTGAGCGCCATGCTCAGCGCGCGGCTGCTGACCAGGGTGCCCCTCGCCCTGCTCTCGCAACTGGGCTTCGCCGTGCTCACGGCCATGTTCGCGGCGCTGACGTTCGCCGTCCACTCGCCGCTGTGGGTCACGTCGGCGCTGGGCTTCGTGGTCGGGGTAGGCATGGGCTTTGCGATGCTCAGCCTGCTCCTCTCCGCGCAGGACCGCGCCACCCGGGGCGAACTCGGCGCCGTGACGAGCGGGGTGCTCTTCGCCCGGCAGATGGGCGGCGCGCTCGGCGTGGCGGTGATGGCCCTCCTCATCGGGCCCGCCGCCATCGAGGCCGGGGGCGTGGCGCTCGCGGAGGGGCTGGGGCGCGCGTACCTCCTCGCGCTGGGCCTGGTGGCCGCCGGGCTGGTGCTCAGCCTGACGCTGCCTAGAACCGGAGTTCGGAAGGTGGGAGATGGCACACCGCAACCCGAGGTGTCGTCGGACTGA
- a CDS encoding PhoX family protein: protein MTSTDGKAPLSAWHRLLDTRLTRRGALGTAATAAAVTLPLTLGEAGATANNGAPVSAGAQELDPRTVPTFRAIEPGNADTLTLPAGYRWQVLAPWGEVFTEGGREIGFNHDFVGFFPIDMLEGGVSSTDALLTINHEYVNPLFVGGNTEDRTPAQIEAEMRSVGVSVVRVRREGGRWKIVADPRNRRLDAFTEIELTGPARGSAAVGGATVVRGTVGNCSGGQTPWGTLLTCEENVDGYAKAWAGSGYEATHQGWVTEIDPFDPAWRPRKRTAMGRFRHENVAVTLAKDGRVVGYMGDDMQDSCVYKFVSRGRYDPANRRANLDLLTDGDLYVANFGNGTWVLLDLEKNAKLREAKGPDGKTLFATQANVLADARAAALAVGGTPVDRPEDIEIHPRTGEVYVALTNNTKHGNYFGQIVRFREDEGDPAARKFLWEVFAVGGPQSGFASPDNLVFDPYGNLWMVTDNSDLGTNPIKAFHGHNAMFFFPTEGRNAGQAYRFAIGPRDAELTGPVWSPDGRTLFLSVQHPGEDSEGLDKLTSTFAARPGTNIPRPTLVAIEGFPGWRRA, encoded by the coding sequence ATGACGAGCACGGACGGCAAAGCTCCGCTCAGCGCCTGGCACCGCCTGCTGGACACCCGGCTTACCCGGCGCGGCGCGCTGGGCACGGCGGCCACCGCGGCGGCGGTCACCCTGCCCCTGACCCTCGGCGAGGCGGGGGCCACGGCGAACAACGGCGCCCCGGTGTCGGCGGGCGCCCAGGAGCTCGACCCCCGCACGGTACCGACCTTCCGCGCCATCGAGCCGGGAAACGCCGACACCCTGACCCTGCCCGCCGGCTACCGCTGGCAGGTGCTGGCCCCCTGGGGCGAGGTCTTCACCGAGGGTGGGCGCGAGATCGGCTTCAACCACGATTTCGTGGGCTTTTTCCCCATCGACATGTTGGAAGGCGGCGTGAGTTCCACCGACGCCCTGCTCACCATCAACCACGAGTACGTGAATCCGCTGTTCGTGGGAGGTAACACGGAAGACCGCACGCCCGCGCAAATCGAGGCCGAGATGCGCTCGGTCGGGGTGAGCGTGGTGCGGGTGCGCCGCGAGGGCGGGCGGTGGAAGATCGTCGCCGACCCCAGGAACCGCCGCCTGGACGCCTTTACCGAGATCGAGCTGACCGGCCCGGCGCGGGGCAGCGCCGCCGTGGGGGGCGCGACGGTCGTCCGGGGAACGGTGGGCAATTGCTCGGGCGGGCAGACCCCGTGGGGCACCCTCCTGACCTGCGAGGAGAACGTGGACGGTTACGCGAAGGCCTGGGCGGGCAGCGGTTACGAGGCGACGCACCAGGGCTGGGTGACCGAGATCGACCCCTTCGACCCCGCGTGGCGGCCCAGAAAACGCACGGCGATGGGCCGTTTCCGCCACGAGAACGTGGCCGTCACCCTGGCGAAGGACGGGCGCGTGGTGGGCTACATGGGCGACGACATGCAGGACTCGTGCGTGTACAAGTTCGTCAGCCGGGGGAGGTACGACCCCGCGAACCGGCGGGCCAACCTCGACCTGCTCACGGACGGCGACCTGTACGTGGCGAACTTCGGCAACGGCACCTGGGTTCTCCTCGACCTGGAGAAGAACGCAAAGCTCCGGGAGGCCAAGGGCCCGGACGGCAAGACGCTCTTCGCCACCCAGGCCAACGTCCTCGCCGATGCCCGGGCGGCGGCGCTGGCGGTGGGCGGCACCCCGGTGGACCGCCCCGAGGACATCGAGATTCACCCCCGCACGGGCGAGGTGTACGTCGCGCTGACGAACAACACCAAACACGGCAACTATTTCGGGCAGATCGTGAGGTTCCGCGAGGACGAAGGCGACCCGGCGGCCCGGAAGTTCCTGTGGGAGGTCTTCGCGGTGGGCGGGCCCCAGAGCGGCTTCGCCAGCCCGGACAACCTCGTCTTCGACCCCTACGGCAACCTCTGGATGGTGACCGACAACAGCGATCTGGGCACCAATCCCATCAAGGCTTTCCACGGCCACAACGCGATGTTCTTCTTCCCGACCGAGGGGCGGAACGCGGGCCAGGCCTACCGCTTCGCCATCGGCCCGAGGGACGCGGAGTTGACCGGCCCGGTGTGGTCGCCCGACGGGCGGACCCTGTTCCTGTCGGTGCAGCACCCCGGCGAGGACAGCGAGGGCCTGGACAAGCTCACGAGCACCTTTGCCGCCAGGCCGGGCACGAACATCCCGCGTCCCACCCTCGTCGCCATCGAGGGCTTCCCCGGCTGGAGGCGGGCGTGA
- the map gene encoding type I methionyl aminopeptidase — translation MSRVALKSAREIEAMRRAGALVAETFRILDPFVKPGVTLAELDRLAEEHIRRAGAVPAYLGYGPRTNPFPATICASVNEVICHGIPGDRALREGDIIGVDIGVLLDGVYGDACYTYTVGQVSPEVQGLVDTTRQCLSAALEVVRPGNRTGDIGHAIQSLAESRGYGVVKEYTGHGIGKRLHEEPTIYHWGARYTGLKLQPGMVFTVEPMINLGTPDTRLLPDGWTVITADKLPSAQFEHTVVVTQKGHEILTL, via the coding sequence ATGAGCCGCGTCGCCCTCAAGTCCGCCCGCGAGATCGAAGCCATGCGCCGCGCGGGGGCGCTCGTGGCCGAGACCTTCCGCATCCTCGATCCCTTCGTCAAGCCCGGCGTCACCCTCGCAGAACTCGACCGCCTCGCGGAAGAGCACATCCGCCGGGCCGGGGCCGTCCCCGCCTACCTGGGCTACGGCCCGCGCACCAACCCCTTCCCCGCCACGATCTGCGCCTCCGTCAACGAGGTGATCTGCCACGGCATCCCCGGGGACCGCGCCCTCCGGGAAGGCGACATCATAGGCGTGGACATCGGCGTGTTGCTGGACGGTGTTTACGGCGACGCCTGCTACACGTACACGGTGGGCCAGGTCTCGCCCGAGGTGCAGGGCCTGGTGGACACCACCCGCCAGTGCCTCTCGGCGGCGCTGGAGGTCGTGAGGCCCGGCAACCGCACGGGCGACATCGGCCACGCCATCCAGTCCCTGGCCGAGTCGCGCGGGTACGGCGTGGTCAAGGAGTACACCGGGCACGGCATCGGCAAGCGGCTGCACGAGGAACCCACCATCTACCACTGGGGCGCGAGGTACACCGGCCTCAAGCTCCAGCCCGGCATGGTCTTCACCGTCGAGCCCATGATCAACCTCGGCACGCCCGACACCCGCCTGCTGCCCGACGGCTGGACGGTGATCACCGCCGATAAGTTGCCCAGCGCCCAGTTCGAGCACACGGTCGTGGTGACGCAGAAAGGGCACGAGATTCTGACCCTGTGA
- a CDS encoding universal stress protein: MPPDEGTAHPTLLVTTDTSPLGDHALAHAQALAAGLGAELCALLVLPDPLPAVADGIAYLPPMSEGDLLAERRGAEEKLAARVPGARVRVERATGRPIPGVILGVARDEDARLIVMSTHGRSGLSRALLGSVAEGVAHHSPVPVLLVRAHHPVTPWSASRQAEQVG, from the coding sequence ATGCCCCCCGACGAAGGAACGGCCCACCCCACCCTGCTCGTGACCACCGATACCAGCCCGCTCGGCGATCACGCCCTCGCCCACGCGCAGGCGCTCGCCGCCGGGCTGGGGGCCGAGCTGTGCGCCCTGCTCGTGCTGCCCGATCCCCTCCCCGCCGTGGCGGACGGAATCGCCTATCTGCCGCCCATGAGCGAGGGGGACCTGCTCGCGGAGCGGCGGGGGGCCGAAGAAAAGCTCGCCGCCCGCGTGCCCGGCGCCCGGGTGCGGGTGGAGCGGGCCACCGGACGCCCCATCCCGGGCGTGATCCTGGGGGTGGCGCGCGACGAGGACGCCCGCCTGATCGTGATGAGCACCCACGGGCGCAGCGGCCTGAGCCGCGCCCTGCTCGGCAGCGTGGCGGAGGGGGTGGCCCACCACTCGCCCGTCCCGGTGCTGCTCGTGCGGGCGCACCACCCGGTCACCCCCTGGTCGGCCTCCCGGCAGGCGGAGCAGGTGGGCTGA
- a CDS encoding rhodanese-like domain-containing protein → MREVTPEEGQKMVREGALLVDVREGHEFEEVHAEGAQLLALSEFEARYGELPQGRPLVMICRSGARSARAGQYLLDRGYTDVVNLAGGTLAWAESGLPTEGGKG, encoded by the coding sequence ATGAGGGAAGTTACGCCCGAAGAGGGGCAGAAGATGGTGCGGGAGGGGGCCCTGCTCGTGGACGTGCGCGAGGGGCACGAGTTCGAGGAGGTGCACGCCGAGGGGGCGCAGCTCCTCGCGCTGAGCGAGTTCGAGGCCCGCTACGGGGAGTTGCCGCAAGGCCGCCCGCTGGTGATGATCTGCCGCAGCGGGGCCCGCAGCGCCCGCGCAGGGCAATACCTGCTCGACCGCGGGTACACCGACGTCGTGAACCTCGCGGGCGGCACGCTGGCCTGGGCGGAAAGCGGGCTGCCCACCGAAGGGGGGAAGGGCTGA
- a CDS encoding stage V sporulation protein S encodes METLRVSGKSRPNAVAGAVAALLRSQGRVELQAIGPAAVNQAVKALAIARGYLVGDGLDLTAQPAFVKLDMAEEERTAVTFSVVALRLQNGAG; translated from the coding sequence GTGGAAACCCTGCGCGTGTCCGGCAAGTCCCGGCCCAATGCGGTCGCCGGGGCGGTGGCGGCCCTGCTGCGCTCGCAGGGCCGGGTGGAGCTTCAGGCCATCGGGCCCGCCGCCGTGAATCAGGCGGTCAAGGCGCTCGCCATCGCGCGGGGCTACCTCGTCGGCGACGGGCTCGACCTCACCGCGCAGCCCGCCTTCGTCAAGCTCGACATGGCCGAGGAAGAACGCACCGCCGTCACCTTCAGTGTGGTGGCCCTCCGTCTCCAGAACGGCGCGGGCTGA